The nucleotide sequence GCTTCTGTTCTTCATGTTGGCTCCGACAATACCTTGTGGTTGCCTTATGGCctcataatggggggggggggaatgccaaagTTCCAGGGAAGAGAAGAGTGCTCATTATCCACATCACAGGACATTAGAAATTGGTGGAGGGAGAAAGACAAGTACTGTAGTGCAAGGACAGGGTAGTTGCAGGTCATGCATCAGCTTTCCAACTCTGATGTGCTTCCACCTCTTCAGGCACCACTAGAAGAGTTCACAGTTTCTTTCCTCGCAGCTGGTGTCTCAAAAACTTCCTGTAGCAGTTAAGGTGTGGGTAGGGGAAAAAGAAAGCACAGTTTCAAATGCAACTTTTTGTTTGAGTGTAATTTTTGGTATGCACCTACATTCTGACATTTGAATACTGTAGTTTTCACTCCATAagcacactttttcctcctaaaaagtaagggaaaatatctgtgcgtcttatggagggaATGGTGGtcccctggagctgaattgcccaggggccaaaggaGGATCATACTTTTatgttacaaagagaaaaggggggtgttgaaaggaccccgctcagcagctgatcacaagagattgggagagagataagagtcccactcccttcagccccgccctccattgttgaatgtgctggcagagggaggttggttgtttcctcagtgacatgtgactggctgattagattatctgtctggaaactgtagagaaaagactccctttccttagcagctgcagaaatgtgagttaaaacCCATAAAAacgggcttttccccctttgcaaaaaaagctgcaaaacttttagctgatcctgaagaaaacagggattttccctttgcaaaaaaagctgcaaaacttttagctgatcctcaaaaaccaggcttttccctttgcaaaaaaagctgcaaaacctttagctgatcctcaaaaaaccagggcttttccctttgcaaaaaaagctgcaaaacttttagccgatcctcaaaaaaaaaaaaaaaaaaccaaaaaaaaacaaccagggcttttagaggaggaaaccagaaaaatattttttcccccttgtttcctcctctaaaaatgatcctatggtccggtgcgtcctatggagcgaaaaatacggtagctataAGAGCTTGCAGGTCAGCTATGATGTGATCTATTGGTATTCTGCTGGAACTGCAGAGGTtttagaactttttaaaaaaaaatcttactgtTCAAAAGACATTAACACCCTTTAACAAACTTTGTTTAAAAAGTCTATGAAGAAAATGGAAGGTGAGCCTTGAGCCTTACTatgaattaaatattaaataaactaaaaagagaaaaaacGAGTCTATATGGTTCTGGTTGCACCAGCCGGTGGAATGCAGCCCCCAACAACTTTCCACCAGGGTAATATTGCCCTTGCTCTGAAAATGGGTTCCTATTACtggactaggtaaaggtaaaggtacccctgaccattaggtccagttgcagatggctctggggttgcggcactcatctcgctctataggccaatggAGCCAGCGTtcatccgcagacagcttccgagtcatgtgggcagcatcaataagccgcttctggcgaaccagagcagtgcacggaaacgccgtttaccttgctgctgcagcagtacctatttatctacttgcactttgacatgctttcgaactactaggttggcaggagcagggactgaacaacgggagctcacccggtcgcaaagattcgaaccgccaaccttccgattggcaagcccaaggctcactggtttagaccacagcaccacctgcgtccctattacCGGACTAAATAACGTCAAATGCCTACTTTTTAATCTGCTAATTCTGTTGCAAAAAAGTGAAGTATAAGGACAAAGTCTAggcttttgttttcattcttcaCCATTGTTGGTACACTTTACTCCCTTCATCTCTGGGAGATTAAAaccaatctacagtggtacctcgggttgcggacatgatccattccagggtgccatttgcaccccgaaaagtccacaacctgagcagcgatatcgcgcttctgcgcacgtgcgacctgtgcagaacacttctgctcGTGCGGCAAAACCCGCAtcgaacgcaacacaaggtacgactgtacactgtACGGATTATGCGGTTCAATTTACATGTTCACAGGATAGGCACCTATACTGGCTAGGATGGAAGAAAACCTACCTGAGCTCACTTTCACCTCCAATGGATTCAGGCACCTTGAGTTTAGAGTCAAGGTTATAGTAGATACCTCCCACTTCCCGGACACAGATCCAATGTTGCCGTTTAAGAGGAAGTTTCAATGGACCCCAGCAGAGGCTTGATGGCAGATTCATAATGAAGCCCATCACATTGGAGAGGGCAATTACACTGACATCCCTGAACAGAGAAAAATAGAAGAAAAACTGTTAGGCTCTTACAGTTATTTATAAACCCAACTAGGAAGAAGTCAGTTCCAATGATGGCAAGTCTCTCTTGACAGTCTGATTCTCTTTACCTGCGCTTATCCCACCAAACTGCTTCATAACCTTTGGTCTGAAGAGCCGCCATGATGACGTTCACATCATAGTTCCCGTTTCCCAGCATGCTTTTCTTGTGGGGTGTCACCATGGTGTTGGGAGACAACCTGAACATGAAAACACATTGTAGAAA is from Lacerta agilis isolate rLacAgi1 chromosome 10, rLacAgi1.pri, whole genome shotgun sequence and encodes:
- the JOSD1 gene encoding josephin-1, with product MSCVPWKGDKIKSESSETPQPMPVRIYHEKQRRELCALHALNNVFQDGNAFTRDTLQEIFQRLSPNTMVTPHKKSMLGNGNYDVNVIMAALQTKGYEAVWWDKRRDVSVIALSNVMGFIMNLPSSLCWGPLKLPLKRQHWICVREVGGIYYNLDSKLKVPESIGGESELRKFLRHQLRGKKL